From the genome of Aphelocoma coerulescens isolate FSJ_1873_10779 chromosome 26, UR_Acoe_1.0, whole genome shotgun sequence, one region includes:
- the LOC138098776 gene encoding omega-hydroxyceramide transacylase-like: MATAGLCGCDVDEMKEYVLSALKTTLWGFCPGGRILGILRGALRKFLPPNAHELVSGKLHIVLTRVHDWRTVTVSEFASKEELIQAVTCSCFIPLYFGLCPPTYRGVRYVDGEVAMWTADFVSRTTITISAFAGEYDICPKDGPAAFLTFQLADSILQISKMNICRLYHIFKLPSREAMDRFYIQGYQDTVSFLKRLRDFQVDYFEGFTLSLAN, translated from the exons ATGGCTACAGCTGGATTGTGTGGATGTGATGTGG aTGAGATGAAGGAGTATGTCCTCAGTGCTCTGAAAACTACtctctggggtttttgcccCGGAGGAAGGATACTTGGAATCTTAAGGGGTGCCTTACGCAAATTCCTGCCTCCAAATGCCCACGAGCTGGTGTCTGGGAAGCTGCACATTGTCCTCACCCGCGTGCACGACTGGAGAACTGTGACAGTGTCTGAGTTTGCCTCGAAGGAGGAGCTGATTCAG GCCGTGACGTGCAGCTGCTTCATCCCGCTGTATTTTGGGTTGTGCCCTCCAACGTACCGTGGGGTG CGCTATGTGGATGGCGAGGTGGCCATGTGGACAGCTGACTTCGTGTCCCGCACCACCATCACCATCTCTGCCTTCGCTGGAGAATACGACATCTGCCCCAAGGACGGCCCTGCTGCCTTCTTGACCTTCCAGCTCGCTGACTCTATCTTACAGATCTCAAAAATGAACATCTGCCGCTTATACCATATTTTTAAGCTTCCCTCACGTGAG GCCATGGACCGCTTTTATATCCAGGGCTACCAGGACACGGTCTCCTTCCTGAAAAGACTGA GGGATTTCCAGGTGGATTACTTCGAGGGCTTCACGCTTTCCTTGGCCAAT
- the PNPLA1 gene encoding omega-hydroxyceramide transacylase, whose amino-acid sequence MAVEDLRASSTPFSLSFSGSGFLALYQVGVVQSLLELAPELLKSARKVYGSSAGSLIAAAVVCGVGLDDLKEFFFALATEVRKTILGPLSPKCSLLANLKAVLQRMLPEDSYLLASGRLHISLTRVVDGQNVMASEFSSKEELIQALLCSCFLPIYCGFIPPSYRGVRYVDGGFTGLQPVSSLEEPVITVSPFTGELDICPRDCPAIFFCFQIFNGSIQISIENLCRISYALFPPSTMVLNDIFSQGYQDTALFLYRNNAFGFNYFDGNFRFGSTCGKNDSGQSSGTYPGLYKRVPQCLTPYFLPGLWKKEQVHGLQDPLAMVLLQPYRLPALFRKGVKTVWGLLEGVSSLVQRLHRLLQTLVPGLPKRVMDRR is encoded by the exons ATGGCTGTGGAGGATCTCCGGGCTTCCAGCACCCCTTTCTCACTCTCCTTTTCGGGCAGCGGCTTCCTGGCCCTGTACCAGGTTGGGGTGGTGCAGTCCCTGCTGGAGTTGGCTCCCGAGCTCCTCAAGTCCGCCCGCAAGGTCTACGGCTCCTCGGCCGGGTCGCTCATCGCTGCTGCCGTCGTGTGCGGCGTCGGCCTCG ATGACCTAAAGGAGTTTTTCTTTGCACTGGCAACGGAAGTCAGGAAAACCATCCTGGGCCCCCTCTCTCCCAAGTGCAGCCTGCTGGCCAATCTCAAGGCTGTCCTGCAGCGGATGCTGCCGGAGGATTCCTACCTGCTGGCCTCGGGGCGGCTGCACATCTCGCTGACGCGGGTGGTGGACGGCCAGAACGTCATGGCCTCGGAGttcagctccaaggaggagctCATTCAG gcTCTCCTTTGCAGCTGCTTTCTTCCTATTTACTGTGGATTCATCCCTCCATCCTACCGAGGAGTG CGCTACGTGGACGGAGGCTTCACGGGCCTGCAGCCCGTGTCCAGCCTGGAGGAGCCCGTGATCACCGTGTCCCCGTTCACCGGCGAGCTGGACATCTGcccccgcgactgccccgccATCTTCTTCTGCTTCCAGATCTTCAATGGCAGCATCCAGATCTCCATAGAGAACCTGTGCAGGATCAGCTACGCTCTCTTTCCACCCAGCACCATG GTCTTGAACGACATTTTCTCCCAGGGGTACCAGGACACTGCCCTTTTCCTGTACAGGAACA ATGCCTTTGGCTTTAACTACTTTGATGGCAATTTCCGCTTCGGCAGCACCTGTGGGAAGAACGACTCTGGACAATCCAGTGGGACATACCCCGGCCTGTACAAAAGGGTCCCTCAGTGCCTGACCCCTTACTTCCTGCCAG GCTTGTGGAAGAAGGAGCAGGTGCATGGACTGCAGGACCCACTGGCGAtggtcctgctgcagccctACAGGCTTCCAGCCTTATTCAGGAAGGG GGTGAAGACAGTGTGGGGACTGCTGGAAGGTGTCAGCTCCCTGGTACAACGACTCCACAGACTGCTCCAAACCTTGGTGCCTGGTTTGCCCAAGAGAGTCATGGACAggaggtga
- the BNIP5 gene encoding protein BNIP5 isoform X1, with amino-acid sequence MPKGAEKLMESNTRAPVAEVPRWDVGMQPSGKILSLDRREAQKVLEIYVKRSLSCHESSLVGKKTLQERDRGQGRKLDGLQRSESDFCTYSCAKLSPRKEQEERLKAPDPEEALDDDSKAPQEVPKEGLKPERKSTKNSSQGKMQHLGSKPTWLKSFLNLFLKKSPEDQKENAGKKSKEKDVKAPQGSKPEGARKHRVDSSTSPMLGRALKKKPSLKKVFSLKKHGEEERGEPGSGARSKHPSCLPLRHVLAPAQPAEAERPDGYYTQVSEEIGLIVQGGESRGGTAGGRGEPPQPPGTDGVDETIRKIVALLRSAGDELDREVREDARLQLFFRDMSYSSFKNLADAYVQRELTASRPNINPQEIQFAYTVHLTATVAGICSQAVNRIMGFGSRYLEDSFVPYGKMLQKREKLRTDHCDSPD; translated from the exons ATGCCCAAAGGGGCAGAAAAACTGATGGAAAg caacaCGCGGGCTCCGGTGGCGGAGGTGCCTCGGTGGGATGTGGGGATGCAGCCGTCGGGCAAGATCCTCTCACTGGACAGGCGAGAGGCCCAGAAGGTGCTGGAGATTTACGTCAAGCGCTCGCTGAGCTGCCATGAAAGCTCACTGGTgggcaaaaaaacccttcaggagagagacagagggCAAGGGAGGAAACTGGATGGGCTACAGCGGTCAGAAAGTGATTTCTGCACGTACTCATGTGCCAAACTCAGCCccaggaaggagcaggaggagagacTTAAAGCACCAGACCCGGAAGAGGCTTTGGATGATGACAGCAAAGCTCCCCAGGAGGTGCCTAAAGAGGGGCTGAAGCCCGAgaggaaaagcacaaaaaactCTTCCCAGGGCAAAATGCAACATTTGGGTTCAAAACCAACCTGGCTGAAAAGTTTCTTAAATCTCTTCCTCAAGAAGAGCCCTGAGGACCAGAAggaaaatgcagggaaaaaatcaaagGAGAAAGATGTCAAAGCTCCTCAGGGCTCCAAACCAGAAGGAGCCAGAAAACACAGAGTAGACTCAAGCACATCCCCAATGTTGGGCAGGGCCCTGAAGAAGAAACCCAGTCTCAAGAAGGTTTTCTCCCTGAAGAAGCATGGGGAGGAGGAGCGGGGAGAGCCGGGATCTGGGGCGAGGAGCAAGCACCCCAGCTGCCTTCCCCTGCGGCACGTcctggccccagcccagccag CAGAGGCGGAGAGGCCCGATGGATACTACACACAAGTGTCCGAGGAGATTGGGCTGATCGTGCAGGGCGGCGAGAGCCgggggggcacagctggaggaCGTGGGGAGCCACCACAGCCCCCTGGCACCGACGGCGTCG ATGAAACCATCAGGAAAATCGTTGCCCTGCTCCGGAGTGCAGGAGATGAGCTGGACAGAGAG GTGCGGGAGGACGCGCGGCTGCAGCTGTTCTTCAGGGACATGTCCTACAGCTCCTTCAAGAACCTGGCCGACGCCTACGTGCAGAGGGAGCTGACAGCCAGCAGGCCCAACATCAACCCCCAGGAGATCCAGTTTGCCTACACGGTCCATCTGACCGCCACGGTGGCCGGGATCTGCAGCCAGGCCGTGAACAGGATCATGGGCTTCGGCAGCCGCTACCTGGAGGATTCCTTTGTGCCCTATGGCAAAATGCTCCAG aagagagaaaagctCAGGACAGACCACTGTGACAGCCCAGactga
- the BNIP5 gene encoding protein BNIP5 isoform X2 — translation MPKGAEKLMESNTRAPVAEVPRWDVGMQPSGKILSLDRREAQKVLEIYVKRSLSCHESSLVGKKTLQERDRGQGRKLDGLQRSESDFCTYSCAKLSPRKEQEERLKAPDPEEALDDDSKAPQEVPKEGLKPERKSTKNSSQGKMQHLGSKPTWLKSFLNLFLKKSPEDQKENAGKKSKEKDVKAPQGSKPEGARKHRVDSSTSPMLGRALKKKPSLKKVFSLKKHGEEERGEPGSGARSKHPSCLPLRHVLAPAQPEAERPDGYYTQVSEEIGLIVQGGESRGGTAGGRGEPPQPPGTDGVDETIRKIVALLRSAGDELDREVREDARLQLFFRDMSYSSFKNLADAYVQRELTASRPNINPQEIQFAYTVHLTATVAGICSQAVNRIMGFGSRYLEDSFVPYGKMLQKREKLRTDHCDSPD, via the exons ATGCCCAAAGGGGCAGAAAAACTGATGGAAAg caacaCGCGGGCTCCGGTGGCGGAGGTGCCTCGGTGGGATGTGGGGATGCAGCCGTCGGGCAAGATCCTCTCACTGGACAGGCGAGAGGCCCAGAAGGTGCTGGAGATTTACGTCAAGCGCTCGCTGAGCTGCCATGAAAGCTCACTGGTgggcaaaaaaacccttcaggagagagacagagggCAAGGGAGGAAACTGGATGGGCTACAGCGGTCAGAAAGTGATTTCTGCACGTACTCATGTGCCAAACTCAGCCccaggaaggagcaggaggagagacTTAAAGCACCAGACCCGGAAGAGGCTTTGGATGATGACAGCAAAGCTCCCCAGGAGGTGCCTAAAGAGGGGCTGAAGCCCGAgaggaaaagcacaaaaaactCTTCCCAGGGCAAAATGCAACATTTGGGTTCAAAACCAACCTGGCTGAAAAGTTTCTTAAATCTCTTCCTCAAGAAGAGCCCTGAGGACCAGAAggaaaatgcagggaaaaaatcaaagGAGAAAGATGTCAAAGCTCCTCAGGGCTCCAAACCAGAAGGAGCCAGAAAACACAGAGTAGACTCAAGCACATCCCCAATGTTGGGCAGGGCCCTGAAGAAGAAACCCAGTCTCAAGAAGGTTTTCTCCCTGAAGAAGCATGGGGAGGAGGAGCGGGGAGAGCCGGGATCTGGGGCGAGGAGCAAGCACCCCAGCTGCCTTCCCCTGCGGCACGTcctggccccagcccagccag AGGCGGAGAGGCCCGATGGATACTACACACAAGTGTCCGAGGAGATTGGGCTGATCGTGCAGGGCGGCGAGAGCCgggggggcacagctggaggaCGTGGGGAGCCACCACAGCCCCCTGGCACCGACGGCGTCG ATGAAACCATCAGGAAAATCGTTGCCCTGCTCCGGAGTGCAGGAGATGAGCTGGACAGAGAG GTGCGGGAGGACGCGCGGCTGCAGCTGTTCTTCAGGGACATGTCCTACAGCTCCTTCAAGAACCTGGCCGACGCCTACGTGCAGAGGGAGCTGACAGCCAGCAGGCCCAACATCAACCCCCAGGAGATCCAGTTTGCCTACACGGTCCATCTGACCGCCACGGTGGCCGGGATCTGCAGCCAGGCCGTGAACAGGATCATGGGCTTCGGCAGCCGCTACCTGGAGGATTCCTTTGTGCCCTATGGCAAAATGCTCCAG aagagagaaaagctCAGGACAGACCACTGTGACAGCCCAGactga